The following are from one region of the Stanieria sp. NIES-3757 genome:
- a CDS encoding amino acid adenylation domain-containing protein — MPTPTLQSFQLSPQQQRLWLLQQNDANYVTQAAIAIEGNLRLTRLKEVVEQIVARHQILRTNFCRLPGVKLPVMTISDRNSFGWKEKQLSDREFNLEELFELARKQEYNLESEPILRLVLCQVATNSYILLITLPTLCGDRWTLKNLFNEIVDGYSNSLDLSEDEVVQYVQFSEWQNELLTDEDAETAQQFWQQQQLPSVRLPGEHKSDNSSPMVIKSLELAISSELTTQLETIAQKYQTSTELILLACWQILIWRITEAQNLVIGMECDRREYEEMHSIMGLLATWLPIKSDFTPELTFTDVLKLTKQTLESVQEWQDYFVLEEEFTFPIGFEFQEFPTPRNTGEVSFTLVKQCSCIEKFKLKLSAILHDTLRLEINYDRNYFSPESITAIAQQFQTLLADALQNPTTKIDQLNLLTSSDRHKLLYEFNQTQQDYPQDRCIHQLFEAQVEKTPDHIAIIFEEKQLTYAQLNQKANQLASYLRQRGVKPEVLVGLYLEKSHLAIVALLGILKAGGAYLPLDPNFPVTALSDRLEATEIVVTDQKLASNSAQFTKEVICLDPDWQKIENQSNANLPNETHRENLAYVLFTSGSTGKPKGVAIEHQQLLNYYYAISERINLAKHQSFALVSSLTADLGNTMIFPALLTGGCLHIISPEIATNPEAFADYCDRYALDCLKIVPSHLNALLSAAKPQKILPKKCLILGGETLNWQLVNKIRQYQPHCQIFNHYGPTETTVGVCTFAVTNETTVSPSETVPLGKAITNTQIYLLDSNLQPVPIGVPGEIYIGGLQVSRGYLHQPQLTAEKFLPNPFLEVRSQKSEFSFIPSTLLYKTGDKARYLPDGNLEFLGRIDHQVKIRGYRIELGEIEATLQQHPSIKDAIATVTIDKSGTKRLVAYLVPQPQQKLSDADLQNFLKQRLPDYMVPGIFVQLKTLPLTPNGKVDRQALPEPERVKSQSEKEFVPPRNPTEAILADIWTTVLEIERVSIHDNFFELGGDSILSIQIVAKINQAGLQATPKQIFEYPTVASLAAQITTKKLTQEIEVTSQEENNYEPLLLELKDKIAPNLLESIEEIYELTPIQKGILFHSLYDSENGLYLFQATFTLKTLLDRNAFEQAWQQVVQRHTILRTGFYWEDVERPLQVVYKQVTVPFEYHDWREVEQQQDQMNSFLESDRSDSFDLAQPCPMRLTLFRLAEDIYELVWTRHFIVADGWSAPLLLNEVVQIYLSICKKRELSLAPSTPFRSYIDWLQKQNPSKAEQFWRTMLKGIKTPTPLDNLYGCDQPDPEYEDRQIALSPDMSNALNEFAKQNHLTLNTLIQGTWAILLSYYSSQTEVVYGCTVSGRPPELDGVESIAGMLLNTLPVRVKVDPNETILPWLKQLQNLLVEIRQYEYSPLVEVKAWSEIPPNLPLFESIVVFENLPEPESLREDKREIEITDFNTFYKINYPITIVVVPVFPLLVGINYDFNVVARSTIDAILTHFEILLDFIVNHPDSCLKDISLLTEKQKQTIARLEQQVTFNF, encoded by the coding sequence ATGCCAACTCCAACTCTTCAAAGTTTTCAGCTTTCACCTCAACAACAAAGACTGTGGTTGTTACAACAAAATGATGCGAACTATGTAACTCAAGCTGCGATCGCGATTGAAGGTAATTTACGGCTAACTAGATTAAAGGAAGTTGTTGAACAAATTGTCGCTCGTCATCAAATTTTGAGGACAAACTTTTGTCGTTTACCTGGTGTCAAACTGCCAGTAATGACTATCAGCGATCGCAATTCCTTTGGTTGGAAAGAAAAACAGTTGAGCGATCGCGAATTCAATCTTGAGGAGTTGTTTGAGTTAGCTAGAAAGCAAGAATATAACCTAGAAAGCGAGCCAATCTTACGGTTAGTTTTATGCCAAGTGGCAACAAATAGCTACATCTTACTAATTACTTTACCTACTTTATGCGGCGATCGCTGGACGTTGAAGAATCTGTTTAACGAGATTGTTGATGGTTATTCTAACTCTCTAGATCTCTCAGAGGATGAAGTTGTACAGTATGTTCAATTTTCTGAATGGCAAAATGAATTACTGACAGATGAAGATGCTGAAACAGCACAACAATTTTGGCAGCAACAACAACTTCCTTCGGTGAGATTACCTGGAGAGCATAAGTCTGACAACTCATCACCAATGGTGATTAAGAGTTTAGAATTAGCGATTTCTTCAGAGTTAACCACTCAACTAGAAACAATTGCTCAAAAGTATCAAACTTCCACTGAATTAATTTTATTAGCCTGTTGGCAAATATTGATTTGGCGGATCACAGAAGCACAAAATCTAGTAATTGGGATGGAATGCGATCGCCGAGAATATGAAGAAATGCACTCAATTATGGGATTATTGGCTACCTGGCTGCCAATTAAGAGTGATTTCACCCCAGAGCTAACTTTTACTGACGTTTTAAAATTAACTAAACAGACTTTAGAATCAGTTCAAGAATGGCAAGATTATTTTGTACTAGAAGAGGAATTCACCTTTCCTATTGGCTTTGAGTTTCAAGAATTTCCCACTCCCAGAAATACAGGAGAAGTATCTTTTACTCTGGTAAAACAATGCAGTTGCATTGAAAAATTTAAACTCAAACTCTCTGCTATTCTTCACGATACATTACGGCTAGAAATTAATTACGATCGCAACTATTTCTCTCCAGAAAGCATTACGGCAATTGCTCAACAATTTCAAACCCTGTTAGCAGATGCACTTCAAAATCCTACTACCAAAATCGATCAATTAAATCTCCTTACTTCAAGCGATCGCCATAAGCTACTCTACGAATTCAATCAAACCCAACAAGATTATCCTCAAGATCGATGTATTCATCAACTGTTTGAAGCACAGGTAGAAAAAACACCCGATCACATCGCTATTATTTTTGAAGAGAAACAGTTAACTTATGCTCAACTCAATCAAAAAGCCAATCAACTAGCTTCCTATCTACGCCAACGAGGTGTTAAACCTGAAGTTTTAGTAGGCTTGTACTTAGAAAAATCTCATCTAGCAATTGTCGCGCTGTTAGGAATTCTCAAAGCAGGAGGCGCATACTTACCTTTAGATCCTAACTTCCCTGTCACTGCCTTGAGCGATCGCTTAGAAGCAACTGAGATAGTTGTAACTGATCAAAAATTAGCTTCTAATTCAGCTCAATTTACCAAAGAAGTAATATGTCTCGATCCAGACTGGCAAAAGATTGAGAATCAAAGTAATGCCAATCTCCCCAACGAAACACACAGAGAAAATCTAGCTTATGTGTTGTTTACTTCTGGTTCGACGGGAAAACCCAAAGGAGTCGCCATCGAACACCAACAACTCCTTAATTATTACTATGCCATCTCAGAGAGAATCAATTTAGCCAAACATCAAAGCTTTGCCCTGGTTTCTTCCCTCACCGCCGACTTGGGCAATACAATGATTTTTCCTGCTTTGTTAACTGGGGGATGTCTGCATATCATTTCTCCAGAAATAGCAACTAATCCCGAAGCCTTTGCGGATTATTGCGATCGCTATGCTTTGGATTGTCTGAAAATTGTTCCTTCTCACCTCAATGCTTTACTGAGTGCAGCCAAACCGCAGAAAATCTTACCGAAAAAATGCTTAATTTTAGGCGGAGAGACTTTAAACTGGCAATTAGTCAATAAAATCCGACAATATCAACCTCATTGCCAAATTTTCAACCATTATGGCCCTACAGAAACCACTGTTGGCGTTTGTACTTTTGCTGTTACCAACGAAACCACTGTCTCACCATCTGAAACAGTTCCGTTAGGTAAAGCGATCACTAATACTCAAATTTACCTTCTTGATTCCAATTTACAACCAGTACCTATCGGTGTACCAGGAGAAATCTATATCGGTGGTTTACAGGTGAGTAGAGGTTATTTACATCAGCCTCAATTAACTGCTGAAAAGTTTCTTCCTAACCCTTTTTTAGAAGTCAGAAGTCAGAAGTCAGAATTCAGTTTCATTCCTTCTACTCTCTTATACAAAACTGGAGACAAAGCCCGATATCTACCCGATGGTAATTTAGAATTTTTAGGTAGAATCGACCATCAAGTTAAAATTCGGGGTTATCGCATCGAATTAGGCGAAATAGAAGCGACATTACAACAACATCCTAGTATAAAAGACGCGATCGCTACAGTTACAATTGACAAATCTGGAACTAAACGTCTGGTTGCTTATCTCGTTCCCCAACCACAGCAAAAATTAAGTGACGCAGACTTGCAAAATTTCCTCAAACAAAGATTACCAGACTATATGGTTCCTGGGATATTTGTTCAGTTAAAAACTTTACCTTTAACCCCCAACGGCAAGGTAGATAGGCAAGCATTACCCGAACCAGAACGAGTTAAATCCCAGTCAGAAAAAGAGTTTGTTCCTCCTCGTAACCCCACAGAGGCAATTTTGGCGGATATTTGGACAACTGTTTTAGAAATTGAACGAGTCAGCATTCATGATAATTTCTTCGAGTTAGGAGGAGACTCAATTTTAAGTATTCAAATTGTTGCCAAAATTAATCAAGCAGGGTTACAAGCTACTCCAAAACAAATCTTTGAATATCCTACTGTCGCTAGTTTAGCAGCCCAAATAACGACCAAGAAACTTACCCAAGAAATTGAAGTAACTTCTCAAGAGGAAAATAATTATGAACCTCTTTTACTGGAATTAAAAGATAAAATTGCACCGAATTTATTAGAGTCAATTGAAGAGATCTACGAACTGACACCCATACAAAAGGGTATCCTGTTCCACAGTTTATATGATTCTGAAAACGGACTTTATTTATTCCAAGCTACCTTTACTTTAAAAACCTTACTTGATCGCAATGCTTTTGAACAAGCTTGGCAACAAGTAGTCCAAAGACACACAATCTTACGCACAGGCTTTTATTGGGAAGATGTGGAACGACCCTTACAAGTTGTTTACAAACAGGTAACAGTCCCATTTGAATATCATGATTGGCGAGAAGTCGAGCAGCAACAAGATCAAATGAACTCTTTCCTGGAAAGCGATCGCTCTGATAGCTTCGATCTAGCTCAACCCTGTCCGATGCGTTTGACTTTATTCCGCTTGGCTGAAGATATCTACGAACTGGTTTGGACTAGACATTTTATTGTTGCAGATGGTTGGTCTGCCCCGCTACTGTTAAATGAAGTAGTTCAAATTTATTTATCTATCTGTAAAAAACGAGAGTTATCTTTAGCTCCTAGTACTCCTTTCCGCAGTTACATTGACTGGTTACAAAAACAAAACCCATCTAAAGCAGAGCAGTTTTGGCGCACGATGCTCAAAGGAATTAAAACTCCTACTCCTTTAGATAATTTATATGGTTGTGATCAGCCAGATCCAGAATACGAAGATCGACAAATTGCTTTATCTCCAGACATGAGCAACGCGCTCAATGAGTTTGCCAAACAAAATCACTTAACTTTAAATACTTTAATCCAAGGAACTTGGGCAATCTTACTAAGCTATTACAGTAGTCAGACAGAAGTGGTCTATGGCTGTACTGTTTCTGGTCGTCCGCCTGAATTAGATGGTGTGGAATCGATTGCAGGGATGTTACTTAATACTTTACCTGTCAGAGTGAAAGTTGATCCCAATGAGACTATTTTACCTTGGCTCAAACAACTCCAAAACTTATTAGTGGAAATCCGTCAATACGAATATAGTCCCTTAGTAGAAGTAAAAGCTTGGAGTGAAATTCCACCAAATTTACCTTTATTTGAAAGTATTGTTGTCTTTGAAAATTTACCAGAACCTGAGAGTTTACGGGAAGATAAAAGAGAAATAGAAATTACTGACTTCAACACTTTTTATAAAATTAATTATCCCATTACTATCGTTGTCGTTCCCGTTTTTCCTTTATTAGTAGGAATAAACTATGACTTTAATGTCGTTGCTCGCAGCACAATTGACGCGATTTTAACTCATTTTGAAATTTTACTCGACTTTATTGTCAATCATCCTGATAGTTGTTTGAAAGATATCTCGCTCTTAACAGAAAAACAAAAACAAACTATCGCGAGGTTAGAACAACAAGTTACTTTTAATTTTTAA
- the ectB gene encoding diaminobutyrate--2-oxoglutarate aminotransferase, whose product MKIFEQYESNVRSYCRNFPTVFNKAKNSIVYSSDREYIDFLAGAGALNYGHNNDYIKQQIIAYLNEDAIAHGLDFHTSAKEEFISKFQHSILNPKNLNYRLQFCGPTGTNAVEAALKLARKVKQRTGIFSFMGAFHGMTAGSLSITGNKELKAGIYGLTNDVTFMPYPYGNMAKFDTLEYLELVLTDTHSGIDKPAAIIFETVQAEGGIVVAPIEWMQRLRDLCDRYDILLICDDIQVGCGRTGSFFSFERANIVPDLVVLSKSISGYGLPMSLLLIKPELDIWKAGEHTGTFRGNQLAFVGATAALEYRENIELEKEVRLKEFFLKSFLNKKIQPIDEKIEIRGIGMIWGIDVSKFNDPTLAKKISDRCFDLGLIIERVGRNDTVLKILPPLNIEMSVLQKGCSIIQKSLSDCLAKNTYRVSA is encoded by the coding sequence ATGAAAATTTTTGAACAATACGAATCAAACGTAAGAAGCTACTGTCGCAATTTTCCCACCGTCTTTAACAAAGCCAAAAACTCAATCGTTTACTCAAGCGATCGCGAATATATTGATTTTTTAGCTGGTGCTGGTGCTTTAAACTATGGTCATAATAACGATTACATCAAACAACAAATTATTGCCTATCTAAATGAAGATGCGATCGCTCATGGTTTAGACTTTCATACTTCTGCTAAAGAAGAATTTATTAGCAAATTTCAACATTCAATTCTCAATCCAAAAAACCTTAACTATCGCCTACAATTTTGTGGTCCAACTGGAACAAATGCGGTTGAAGCTGCCTTAAAACTAGCCAGAAAAGTTAAACAAAGAACAGGCATCTTTTCCTTTATGGGAGCATTTCATGGCATGACCGCAGGTAGTTTATCAATTACAGGAAATAAAGAATTAAAGGCTGGTATATATGGTTTAACTAACGACGTTACTTTTATGCCTTATCCCTATGGAAACATGGCAAAATTTGATACTTTAGAATATTTAGAATTAGTACTAACTGACACTCATTCAGGTATCGATAAACCAGCAGCAATTATTTTTGAAACCGTACAAGCAGAAGGAGGAATTGTTGTTGCACCAATCGAATGGATGCAGCGATTAAGAGATTTATGCGATCGCTATGATATTTTATTAATTTGTGATGATATTCAAGTAGGTTGTGGTCGTACGGGTTCTTTTTTCTCCTTTGAAAGAGCTAATATAGTTCCTGATTTAGTTGTTCTTTCTAAATCAATTAGTGGTTATGGTTTGCCGATGTCACTATTATTAATTAAACCAGAATTAGACATCTGGAAAGCAGGTGAACATACAGGTACTTTTCGGGGAAATCAATTAGCATTTGTTGGTGCAACTGCTGCTCTTGAATATCGAGAAAATATTGAACTTGAGAAAGAAGTAAGACTTAAAGAATTCTTCTTAAAAAGTTTTTTAAATAAAAAAATTCAACCAATTGATGAGAAAATAGAAATACGCGGAATTGGAATGATTTGGGGAATTGATGTTAGTAAATTTAACGATCCTACTTTAGCTAAAAAGATAAGCGATCGCTGTTTTGATTTAGGATTAATTATTGAAAGAGTCGGTAGAAATGATACCGTTCTAAAAATTTTACCTCCTTTAAATATAGAAATGTCGGTTCTTCAAAAAGGTTGTTCGATCATTCAAAAATCTTTGAGTGATTGTTTAGCTAAAAATACGTATAGAGTCTCAGCTTGA
- a CDS encoding amino acid adenylation domain-containing protein, with protein MSNISERIAALSPEQKALLERRLHQRKLNNLKFQAEIKPQKKSDEVILSYAQERLWLLDQLQPELPLYNEINLFKLTGSLALSLLEKSFNQVLQRHQVLRSKFITKDGKPVAQIVPLQWVTLSVVEIEEQSNPEARAIALATQDARIPFNLSYFPLFRLRLYQISQQEYLLLLVVNHIICDGWSMGIFIREVVTLYQAFLEGKPSPLPELSIQYADFAWWEKQLPDNIYATQLNYWEKQLSGSLPHLEIPTLHQEIKTNKVNSCRGARESILLSPQLSQALKTLSQQQNVTLFMLLLAAFKVLLSRYTALEDILVGSVIANRNRPELEDAIGLFLNTLVLRSDLSGNPTFIELLQQVKRVALEAYSNQDLPFEKLVAHLHPERNTSQSPLFQVMFILHNLPSSDLKLPGLTVEEVAINNGMALFDLTLEIKDRESGLEVCCEYNCDRFGVDQINKMLLHYQTLLENVVVNPDLHLSQINLLTEAEKQQLLFEFNDNSRDYPVNQTIDQLFETQVAKTPEAIAVIDRQSQLTYRELNAKANQLARLLQSLNLQPGELVGIWQERSVNFAIAILAVLKVGGVYVPIDHTYPPERITYLLSNSASRIVLSDDLCLKNSVSILENCPHLKYVVSVDSWNCSDVPILQSSTIYTTEDFQTLPTENLELDLTGIEPAYTIYTSGSTGMSKGAMIRHGGAINHIYAQYDALQLTSNLTFLQSAPASSDISVWQFLAPLLIGGKTIIIDTETVCDPPKLFQTIQQQQITLVELVPQVLKNLLQYLTDLSPQARQLPSLEWMMVTGESVSVELVNHWLQLYPNLPVVNAYGPSEASDDITQEIITQPLPTNQRSVSIGKPLANLNLYILDRNLQLVPIGVAGEICVSGYGVGIGYWRNQEKTKASFVPNPFVGAICESPLPHSLIYKTGDLGRWLPDGRIEYLGRIDHQVKIRGYRIELGEIETVLSQYPEIKDCVVSDREDSLGDKKLVAYYLAEEKLEPIKLRDFLKSKLPEYMIPSAWVQLKAFPLTPNGKIDRNSLPIPDFTSTTTQYLAPRNATEETLVGIWQEILNVPQVGIDDNFFELGGHSLLATQVVSKIRQSLSVELPLRCLFEYPTVAQLADQIASSVAQEIPPIKPVARDQDLPLSFAQQRLWFLAQLEPESYAYNGSSILELKGELNLEALTASINEIVRRHEVLRTSFTVVDGQPKQKIAPELKINLAISPLQKLSPTERDAEIKRLIQVYTQQVFDLSQAPLFRLNLFELETNQHLLLLTMHHIISDAWSTGVFIQELSALYTAFVNNQPNPLPELAIQYADFAVWQRQLLQGEFLATQLNYWERQLSHNLSVLNLPTTRSRQEVTTNPSALETFLIPVELSQAIGELSRREGVSLFMTVLAVLQVLLQRYTNQDDIVVGTDVANRNCSEIEPLIGFFVNLLVLRTDLSGNPTFTELLQRVRQVTLGAYAHQDLPFDRLVKALQPQRYLSYTPPLFQVLLVMQNTPMPVFELPGLSLTLREVEDTTTRFDLALFLKETEAGIEGEWQYNADLFAQTTIISLSTHFQNLLNSVTETPDARINNLKMLSDQEQEEINQAKQHKKLSKLNKFKAIKQNY; from the coding sequence ATGAGTAATATATCTGAAAGAATAGCTGCACTTTCTCCAGAACAGAAAGCTTTATTAGAACGTCGTCTTCATCAAAGAAAGTTAAATAATTTAAAATTCCAAGCAGAAATCAAGCCTCAAAAAAAATCTGATGAGGTGATTTTGTCTTACGCTCAAGAAAGACTCTGGCTCCTTGATCAGTTACAGCCAGAACTTCCTTTATACAATGAAATTAATCTTTTTAAGCTAACAGGTTCTCTCGCTCTTTCATTATTAGAAAAAAGCTTTAATCAAGTTCTTCAACGTCATCAAGTTCTGCGTAGTAAGTTTATCACCAAAGATGGAAAACCAGTTGCTCAAATTGTTCCTCTTCAATGGGTAACTTTGTCTGTTGTAGAAATCGAGGAGCAATCAAACCCTGAAGCTAGAGCGATCGCTTTAGCTACTCAAGATGCGCGAATACCTTTTAATTTATCGTATTTTCCGTTATTTCGTCTGAGATTGTATCAGATATCGCAACAAGAATATCTTTTGCTACTGGTAGTTAATCATATCATCTGTGATGGTTGGTCGATGGGTATTTTTATCCGCGAAGTAGTTACTCTTTATCAAGCTTTCCTGGAAGGAAAACCATCACCTCTACCAGAATTATCGATTCAATATGCAGACTTTGCTTGGTGGGAAAAACAGTTACCAGATAATATTTATGCAACTCAACTGAATTACTGGGAGAAACAATTAAGCGGTAGTTTGCCTCATCTAGAAATTCCTACTCTTCATCAAGAAATCAAAACCAACAAAGTAAATTCTTGCCGAGGTGCAAGGGAATCAATTTTATTATCGCCACAACTAAGTCAGGCACTCAAAACTTTAAGTCAACAACAAAATGTCACTTTGTTTATGTTGCTCTTAGCAGCATTCAAAGTTCTGTTATCTCGCTATACCGCTTTAGAAGATATTTTAGTTGGTTCTGTGATCGCTAATCGAAACCGCCCAGAATTAGAAGATGCGATCGGTCTTTTTCTCAATACCTTAGTACTACGAAGTGATTTATCAGGCAATCCAACTTTTATCGAGTTACTTCAACAAGTTAAACGAGTAGCTCTTGAAGCTTATTCTAATCAAGATTTACCCTTTGAAAAATTAGTTGCTCATTTACATCCCGAAAGAAATACTAGTCAGTCGCCTTTATTTCAGGTGATGTTTATTTTGCATAATCTGCCAAGTTCCGATTTAAAGCTACCAGGGTTAACTGTAGAAGAAGTCGCGATCAATAATGGCATGGCACTATTTGATCTTACCCTAGAAATTAAAGATAGAGAGAGTGGTTTAGAGGTTTGCTGTGAATATAATTGTGACCGCTTTGGGGTTGATCAGATCAATAAAATGTTACTTCATTATCAAACCCTGTTGGAAAATGTGGTTGTCAATCCCGATTTGCATCTATCTCAAATTAATCTGTTAACTGAAGCAGAAAAACAGCAATTATTGTTTGAATTTAATGATAATAGTCGAGATTATCCTGTCAACCAAACCATAGATCAATTATTTGAGACTCAAGTAGCCAAAACTCCCGAAGCAATTGCAGTAATTGATCGGCAGTCTCAATTAACTTATCGCGAACTGAATGCTAAAGCCAACCAACTAGCAAGATTACTGCAAAGTTTAAATTTACAACCAGGAGAATTGGTTGGTATTTGGCAGGAAAGAAGTGTTAATTTTGCGATCGCTATCCTAGCAGTATTAAAAGTAGGTGGGGTTTATGTTCCCATCGATCACACTTATCCACCAGAAAGAATCACCTATCTACTTAGCAATAGTGCAAGTAGGATTGTACTAAGTGATGATTTATGTCTCAAGAATTCTGTTAGTATTTTAGAAAATTGTCCTCATTTAAAATATGTTGTCTCGGTAGATAGTTGGAATTGTTCTGATGTTCCTATACTTCAAAGCTCTACAATCTACACTACAGAAGATTTTCAAACATTACCAACAGAAAATTTAGAACTTGATCTGACAGGAATTGAGCCAGCATACACGATTTATACCTCTGGTTCAACAGGAATGTCCAAAGGAGCGATGATTAGACATGGTGGCGCAATTAATCACATCTATGCTCAATACGATGCCCTTCAATTAACCTCAAATCTAACCTTTCTACAAAGTGCGCCCGCCTCATCCGATATTTCCGTCTGGCAATTCTTAGCACCCCTTCTAATCGGTGGCAAAACCATCATCATCGACACCGAAACCGTCTGCGATCCCCCCAAGCTATTTCAAACCATTCAACAACAACAAATTACTTTAGTAGAATTAGTACCCCAAGTACTCAAAAACTTACTGCAATACCTAACAGATTTATCTCCCCAAGCTAGACAACTACCATCTCTAGAATGGATGATGGTAACAGGAGAATCAGTATCCGTAGAACTAGTCAATCATTGGCTGCAATTATATCCCAACCTACCAGTAGTTAATGCCTATGGCCCATCAGAAGCTTCTGATGACATTACTCAAGAGATTATTACTCAACCCCTACCAACAAATCAAAGAAGTGTTTCAATTGGTAAACCTCTAGCCAACTTAAACCTCTACATCTTAGACCGCAACCTACAACTAGTACCAATCGGAGTAGCAGGAGAAATCTGTGTCTCAGGTTATGGAGTAGGGATAGGATATTGGCGCAATCAAGAGAAAACCAAAGCGAGTTTTGTTCCCAATCCCTTCGTAGGGGCGATTTGCGAATCGCCCCTACCCCATTCCCTGATTTATAAAACAGGAGATTTAGGGCGATGGTTACCCGATGGCAGGATTGAATATCTAGGTAGAATCGATCATCAGGTCAAAATACGGGGATATCGGATTGAATTAGGGGAAATTGAGACTGTTTTAAGTCAATATCCAGAGATTAAAGATTGTGTAGTTAGCGATCGCGAAGATAGTTTAGGAGATAAAAAATTAGTTGCTTATTATCTTGCTGAAGAAAAATTAGAACCAATAAAACTAAGGGATTTCCTCAAATCTAAATTACCAGAATATATGATTCCTTCTGCTTGGGTACAATTGAAGGCGTTTCCTTTGACTCCCAATGGCAAGATTGATCGCAATTCTTTACCCATTCCTGATTTTACTTCAACTACTACCCAATATCTTGCTCCTCGTAATGCTACAGAGGAAACTTTAGTTGGGATCTGGCAAGAAATTCTTAACGTTCCCCAAGTAGGTATTGATGATAATTTCTTTGAATTGGGGGGACATTCTCTACTAGCGACTCAAGTTGTCTCTAAGATACGTCAAAGTTTATCGGTTGAGTTACCTCTACGGTGTCTGTTTGAATATCCAACCGTCGCTCAATTAGCTGATCAAATAGCAAGCAGTGTTGCTCAAGAAATACCTCCAATTAAACCTGTAGCTAGAGATCAAGATTTACCTTTATCCTTTGCTCAACAACGTCTATGGTTTTTGGCTCAATTAGAACCAGAATCCTATGCCTACAATGGCTCTAGTATTTTAGAACTCAAAGGTGAACTTAATCTAGAGGCACTTACAGCAAGCATCAACGAAATTGTCAGAAGACATGAGGTATTACGAACGAGTTTTACCGTAGTTGATGGGCAACCAAAACAAAAAATTGCTCCTGAGTTAAAAATTAATTTAGCGATCTCACCTTTACAAAAGTTATCGCCAACTGAACGGGATGCCGAAATCAAAAGACTGATACAAGTTTATACCCAACAAGTATTTGATTTAAGCCAAGCTCCTTTATTTAGACTTAACCTTTTTGAACTGGAGACTAATCAACATCTGTTGTTACTTACCATGCATCATATTATCTCCGATGCTTGGTCAACAGGGGTATTTATTCAGGAACTTTCGGCACTTTATACAGCTTTTGTTAATAATCAACCAAATCCTCTACCAGAATTAGCCATTCAGTATGCAGATTTTGCTGTGTGGCAACGGCAATTATTACAGGGAGAGTTTTTAGCAACTCAGTTGAATTATTGGGAGCGACAATTAAGCCATAATCTTTCTGTATTAAATTTACCTACTACTCGCTCTAGACAAGAAGTTACTACTAACCCCAGTGCGCTGGAAACCTTTTTAATTCCTGTCGAGTTATCCCAAGCAATTGGGGAACTATCTCGTCGAGAAGGAGTAAGTTTGTTTATGACTGTGTTAGCAGTTTTGCAGGTGTTACTCCAACGCTACACCAATCAGGATGACATTGTAGTCGGTACAGATGTAGCTAATCGTAACTGCTCGGAAATCGAACCTTTAATTGGTTTCTTTGTCAATTTATTGGTTTTAAGAACAGATTTAAGCGGTAATCCTACTTTTACGGAGTTATTACAAAGAGTACGCCAAGTAACCCTAGGAGCTTATGCTCATCAAGATTTACCTTTTGATCGTTTGGTTAAAGCTTTACAACCCCAAAGATATTTAAGTTATACCCCGCCTCTATTTCAGGTTTTATTGGTAATGCAAAATACTCCGATGCCTGTGTTTGAGTTACCCGGATTGAGTTTAACACTGAGGGAAGTAGAAGATACCACCACCAGATTCGATTTGGCTTTGTTTTTGAAAGAAACTGAAGCTGGAATTGAAGGGGAATGGCAATATAACGCCGATTTATTTGCCCAAACTACGATTATCAGCCTGTCAACTCACTTCCAAAATTTACTCAACAGCGTGACGGAAACACCCGATGCTCGCATTAATAATCTCAAAATGTTGAGCGATCAGGAGCAAGAAGAAATAAATCAAGCAAAACAACACAAAAAACTTTCTAAATTAAATAAATTTAAAGCAATAAAACAAAACTATTAA